CCCCACAACTCCACCGATTGCAATCGCAATCAGAACTGCTTTCCACAATTGTGCATTACTGCCTTTTAAAATCTGAGCGGATAACACCGCCACCAGGGTCGCTACATATCCAACCGAAAGATCGATATCCCCTCCAGTACATGTCACCAACAACTGGCATAACGCAAATAATGCGATATAAGTAGCGAACTTTAACATTTGCATCATTGCATGAGGTGAAGCAAAACCAGAAACTGATATTCCGCCGATAAAATAAAGTAGAACAATAAAGGCGAGAGCTGTCACAGTTTTTTTATTAAACTCAAATATTTTCGTCATATTATTCACTTCCTTTTACCACGAATTTTTCATTTGCCATAGAATAAATAACTGAAGTCGATATCGCAACAATAATGATCACTCCACTGACCAGGACCTGATACTCGCTTTGAATTCCCAACTGATAAATCAATTTATTTACGAGACTCATAATCAACGCGCCTACAATTGCCATATAAACTTTTCCGCTTCCTCCACTGAGTGCAATTCCGCCTACAACAACAGCTGCAATTGCCTGCAACGTAAGCGCATCTCCAATTCTAGCAGAACCAGACTGATTCTGTGCCGCATAAAACAATGCACATGCATAAATGAAAAGTGCATTTATAATATATGTACACATTTGAATTTTTGATGAATTAATACCGCTCTGATAAGCAATGTCTCTGTCTGAGCCAACTGCGTACATATATCTTCCAAACTTTGTCCGACTGATTACAATCCAAATAATCACTCCAAGAACAATCAAGAAAAAGCTGGTTGGCAAAATTTTTCCGACAGATTTTAGAAATTCAGGTGCATTTTCCACTGATCCAAAATTGTAGAAAACACGCATCCAATTTACACACTCTCCTCCTGGCGTAGGCATAATAAAGAGGGCCAATCCCAACCAGATATAAGAGGTTGCAAAAGTTGCGATCAGTGCAGGCACTCGCAAATAACCTACAACCACTCCATTCACTACCCCCACAATGAGTGCCGTTATCAATCCAAATAATAATGCTTTCCAACCAGATGCCGGATTATCCGCTTTCATAGTTGCCGTCAACA
This window of the Mediterraneibacter butyricigenes genome carries:
- a CDS encoding ABC transporter permease is translated as MVGKKVKKVLHNPETATIILLVIMVVLVASLQSNFFYSATVKNNIVSWTPLILLAMGQAFVIIAGGLDLSCGPAMSLMLCVLTATMKADNPASGWKALLFGLITALIVGVVNGVVVGYLRVPALIATFATSYIWLGLALFIMPTPGGECVNWMRVFYNFGSVENAPEFLKSVGKILPTSFFLIVLGVIIWIVISRTKFGRYMYAVGSDRDIAYQSGINSSKIQMCTYIINALFIYACALFYAAQNQSGSARIGDALTLQAIAAVVVGGIALSGGSGKVYMAIVGALIMSLVNKLIYQLGIQSEYQVLVSGVIIIVAISTSVIYSMANEKFVVKGSE